ATGGAGACTTATATCACTGGCCAAGTCAGCCAGTAACAACGTATCAGCTGTGTATATCCATTCAAAACCATAACCATTTAATATCACGAGCCGCTACTTCCAGTACTTGAACCAATCCAGGCGGAAGACCACGCCTCTAGGATGGCAGGTTTCCCCTTTCCCAGAAATAGTCAAAACTCTACCATCCTTAGCCAGACGATAAGGTCAGCCATCTTTCAGAACTAGACGTTCCATCCTTGTCGATCTCAatcagaagatgatgagtCTCCACTGCAATCCGATCGAAGGTGTCATACCGGAGACTCGTGTTATCATTCCGGTGCACTAATTGTCGTCAATCGCGAAATAAACCCCATCTTCCAGAAGCACAATCACCTGGTCATTAAGGCGCTGGGCGAGTTCCCATGACCACAAAGTCAAGCTGGTGATTGGACTCCTATGGCCACATCGACTGCATGTCATTCTATGCAACTAGTGAACCTTCAGTATGGCAGTCATGGAAGCTCTGTATTCGCAGACCGTCCCATTTTGAGCGCATGGCATTGGCCAGGACAATGACCCGAGCAACAGGCTGCGTCTCACCAGTCGGGCTACAACTTGATGGCAGCTGAGTCTGTTGAGCGTCATGACTCGATCGTCAACGTAGAAGCGAGAGCTCAGCTTCATGTGCAGCGTAACGAACTGCATCGCTATACTGACACCATAATCTCTAAAGAATTTACCGAAAACGTCACGCTGAAATTTACCCGTTACCTTGAAGGGACAACCAAGGCGTTGTGAGGACTGGAAGAAACTTTCATCAGCTCTAGGCAGCTCGCAGTGATACATGTCTATCTGCGAGTGGTGATCTACTCGGACTAGTCCAGCTAAGCCGAGAGATAGGTGGCGTATGTTCAAGTCTCGCAATAAGTATAGGTTGAGATGGTGGTTGCTCCAGAATCTTGTGCATCTAATTGAATTGCGAGACCAGGAAAGTACTTCTAAGCGATCCAGGGGTTGCATGAAATGCTACTATACATTTAATGATTGGCGAGCATATCAGGGGCTTTCTAAGCCTATCACGTGCGAGCTCCTGCTGTTTTCCATTACATGAAGTATCAGGGTTGTTGATGTATGTTACCGTATGTAGTACTTCGTACTCGGTATATGTTCTTCATACTGAGGGTTGGAAAAAAACAATCAACACACGACCACGAGTATGATACTAGAATTGTGTATCCTTAAATTATCCTGCCAAATGTTCTagtgtctttctctctaatttccttttcttcttgtttccttGTCTATGCTTGACCACTCTTATGTCATAATTGTACTGCAGAAACTCCGCCACAATACCGATGTGGCTGATGTGGCAACGTGACAGAGGCGCAGCAGTCGGTCATCTCCGAAGAAGGGATATCTTTAGTCGCTACCAGGTCATATGTGGTGCTTGTACGCACTTACAGAGGTAACACTCTTGCCATTGGGGGTTAATTCTCCCGAATCATAGTCAATCAACTTTATAGGCACTACGCCCTACTTTGCTACGGAGGGGCGACAAATAACGGTCAAATTTAGTTACAGTGTGTCGCAAATCTGTGGCCCGAGCTGACGACGCTGGTTGCCTTGCTGCACAAGAGTTATTTACTTCCTAGGCTGCTCCTGTCGGATGCCGATTCCAACCGAGAATGCGAAACGTTCTGGCATCATCAATCAACTTTTCGCCACAACCTGTGAGTGCTCTGTGTGCATCGAACCCATTGCTGGGCGCGTGCTGATACCGTAGCAGTATGTCATTATCCGATCTCAAACTATCGCCATTCAAGTGCAATGTTTCTGCCTATCCTGTTAAGTCGTCTGTGGGGTACGACAGGTTGGTGGGTTGATTTGATGGCCGATATCAGAAATTTTTCCTCTCAACCCTATTCAACCTAACCCGGTGTGGCCGGATCCCAACTACCCCCAGACGTTTCGGCGTCCGCGTGCAGCAGATCATGGGGTCTATTGACTGAAAGGAGCACTACCCGGCCTCCAGGATACCTACATACCTACCAACCCGGGCCTTGCATCTCTGCCTACTGCAGGCGGACGAACTAACCGGACGAGCCCTACCTAATAGGTATGTAGTGCAGTACAGACCTAGGGAAAAGCGCAAGTAAAGCATGGGTTGCAGAtcggaaaaaaagagaactGATGGAAGTGCAACCGGACAAccccccttttcctcccGTGCTTGTAACGGAATCGCATCTTACGAGTCTAGACGGTAGTTCGAATGACTTCCACTTCTGGTAAAGTCTAGAGACGACGGCCGACGAAGCTCAGTCCAATAGTAGGTCGTAACAGGGATCTCAGGTGCAGCACAGTGAGCCGGGCTCTCTCGCCATCAGCGAATCTGAGGCCTGAACAGGCACCCTTCCAGCTTCCCAAGATTTTTTAGGCCCTTTAGCTCGCCCCACGAGGACTCGACCCGCGATTCATCAAGTGAGATACTAGGAaattgtttttattttcactGTCGATTAATTTTCCTAATATGCTGTTcaccctttcctttcctcaTTGCACGTCATATGTGGAACGAGACAAGGTGGAAGGTGGGAAAATGGGgagggacaaagaaagagagaaaaggatcaAAGGGCTGTTTTAAGCTACTGGATATGGCAGGGCTCACCCCGCCGTGTAGCACAGATAGAGAGGTCATTTCATTCATGATTGTTTGGGAATTAGGTTGAGGGGCATAGCTTTGGATTCGCCTAGAACCACGGTTTGATACACGAGTCTCCCATGGTTGAGTTGCAGTAGGCAAAGTAGACTACTGTAGAGCGTCTAGGATCACTGCAGTATTGCAGTCTGCAAGGTAAGATACTCTGTACAGTGTTCACGGGTGCATGTACATATGCCCGCTATGTGAATCTACACTCATGTACTTTGGGTACAGTACGTGTTAGGCCTTTGGGCAATTGTTGTGCGTACTGGTCAAAGCTTTGTGGAGTCATTCTTCGGGCCCTTTTGGTCCGGAGACGACGTCATTATGTTTTTGTTGCAGCAGATTcaagttctttttcttctttttcttctgatattttttttcttactttcTTGCTTTATTCAAAGTGAATCTTATATACTGTATGAAAGGCTGACTTTGGGTGAGGGTAAGAAACAAACCCTAATGCATGGCTGTAACAGGTTGCAGATAGACTTTTCGGCGAATTTCTCCGCTTCCCCCTTCAGTTCTCTTAACCATCGCCGAGTATTATAATTGGTACTtgtttacttttttcttttgtctctctTTATTTCCACATATCTTAATCGTCAATGTTACTtgtcccttctttttctcttttctttctcttttctttctcttgtatGACTCTATGGGCGTTGCGTCATTTCCAACGCTTTCCTTCGGATGTACTATTAGGTTTAAATTTCAGCAGAAGGGCTATACTTGGAAGTGCACATCCCAGCTGAGCATAAGCGACTAAATTGTATCCACCGGTGGCGGAGACTGCTCACCAAAACGAGTATCGGATGATCTTCACACACCAAGAGGGAAGTGGGGTGGTCATCGGTGGGAAATGCCGAGTTTCTTTCAGTGGAATGTTCAAAGAGACAGCTGAAACAGGTAGGGTTCAGGAGATGACTCGATATGAATCTTGTTTGTGTTCTTCTCTGATAGAATCACTTTCAGACGTTGGTGCTGGACGACCAGAATAATCCCCTCTCTGGAACATGATATCGTATGCTGGTGACCGTTACATAGTCCTTAGTCAGATCTGAACAAAGATGCATTTTACCCAAAGAGTGGGTCTGCATTGGGGCTTAGCCAACCCTCTTGCGATTggtatattttctttacCACATTCAGGATTCACTTTCAATGTCCATACCTCGTATGTACTCTGTatgtctgtatgtatgtacaggaTACCCACAGGATACATGAattcatacatacatacatcgcACCATACCCTACTTCTGTACCCAAGCGACAATCTGCAACTTCTACCAAGAGGGTGGTAGCGACAGCCCAGATCGGGATGGTTTATTTGGAGCCCAAGGGTTGCAACATTATTCTCTACAATGTCTTTCAGAATTTAATCCTGGAGCATGTCGGATGTCGTATCTGTGTGACGTTTCCGGCGTTGGGAAGCAGGCCGCATCCGGACATACTTCCTCTCTTGATAGAATTCcaatcatacatacatgcatacacATAGAGTATTGTACAGTCACACACCTTTACTCTTCGATTGGACCCATCCATTGATCTATGACACACTTTACAATGTATACTGGATACTGACCTGGTCGGTTCCTATATCCTTCACGGGTCGTATAAGggattaaaaaataaatacaagaataaataaaaaataacaatTAAAAACAGACTTTCCAGCCAAGACTTGGGTGGAAACGAGATGCGAGTCCCAATCGTCTGACAGACTTGGGAACCACTCGAAACTCCCCAAATCAGGTCGTAGTCGCCTCAGCCACATTGTATCTTTTGGCGCTTCGGATCAAGCCCTGAAAAGGGTCTTCTGGCTGGATGTCGTTATGAGAGCCCATGAGGGCTGAGAGGTATCTTACTGAATAGATTACCTACTGTAAAATAACTTGGATTGACATGTTTCTGGGTCAATCCATCCATCAACTCTCAACTGCCAGGCTCCACTTTTTACGACGATTCTGGACACATGCATGCTGCTAACGCCCTAAACTCCAGCGAAGGAGGGTACCAGCTGAGATCGGACGGTGAACCCGGAGAGTGGCTAAATTTTGTGCTtctgtgtgtatgtatgaaCTCGTTCCATACGATCGGGATTCCATGTCTGCATGAGAAAAAGTCGCCGGGCATCCATAGTATCTATGCGCTCAGAGCTGGTAAGCAGTCGTAGGGTAAACCGAAACGAAAAAAGGGCTCTTGTATTTCTGTAGGCAAAGTATATCAACGGATTACGGAGTAGTGGTGATCcagtttttttttctggtgTCATTTTTTTATGATAGAGAGTTACTCGACTCcgtatctttttttattctatttatttctgactttttttttgcccttaGTGAGACCCTGTATAATAAGTTTGAAAAGCAACGCCATTAATACACcctataattattatttttttctctgatCTCTCTTGTGTTCAGAATCACCGACagtcatcctcttctctttccctttcggGTCAGCCCTCTCCCGCCCCTCCTCGACTGTTCTCTCTTCGCGCCCTCTCTGtgtctctcttctctcgACCTCTGCGTCtcgccttttcttcccctccattcTCACTACCGctctaaaaaaaaactttctTTCATTTACATTCTTTACTTTGGtcattttctcttctcttttgcgCGTTCGCCCACACAGTAATTTGGACCTCTCTACTTACTATATCTTCCTATTCCACTCTACTGTGGCCAGTGCTGTGGAGTTCtttactatatatctttaaagaCGGTCTCCATCTACCCGGCCAGGCGCTAGTCCGATTTTTTCGTCTGTCAAGTACTAGAGACCGCTTCCAACTAGTGATCCCACCTTACCGCTGGAACCATCTACTATATCGGAGAACCACTTACTGTGGGCGGATGTCGCCTTTATGAACGTTGTGccttctttatttatttcttttctatagctctttcaatttctcgttccttctttttcaataTAGTATCATTATCGCTGAGTCGCAATGCCAACAGTCCTGCTACCGTCGTCGGCCGCTGCCTTTGCGCCGCGGTCTTCACCGAATGTGGTGTTGAACACCAAAATCGAACCATGGCTGACGGCGACATTGAAACGAGTCAGCCGAGTCAAGCGACCTTTAAACAATGTGACGCAACATACGAAGTGTCTGACGGAAACCTTGTCCTCACCAAACGCTATCTGGACCCTGTGCTCCATGATGTTCCCCAAGGCCCCCGAAGCAGAGCTCCGAAGGGACGAGAACCCCTGGGTGGAGGCATTCTTCAACTACCAGATGATTCATGTCGAGGCATACGTGGTGCATGTTGACATGGTGTCTCGAAATGAGGTCGCATTCAAACTGACACCGGAAACAATCGAAGCTTTGGTCGACTTCCACAAGGAGGTTTACTCCGTTGACACTGCCGCGAGTACCTGGGACTGGTCCGAGAAGGAGAGCCAGTTGAAGAAATTACAGGAGGAGTTTGTCCAGGCTGCCAACAAGTTCGTCTACCGCGCCAGCGCGCAGGCGCTTGAAGGGCTGGAGGAGGACGGTGCAGGTGAGCTGCTTGGGGGCCGAAGTGAGGAAGCAAAGTCCGCGATCACCAGCCTGTTCGTTCCGTtgcttcctccacctccacgCGTGGTCGATGTACTTCGTTCGACACCTGTTCTCCCCAGTTCCACTGGTCCGGAGACATGGTGGCACGACCCTATTCAGCAGCCTGTGTCGATGGACACGTGGAAAGTACTGCCATCCAGCCCAGCCACGGCCAGCACAGGAGATTCTAATCCGAATATATGGACCAGCATGAACAACATGAATGAGTTCTCGTATGCTTCTCCGACACCGTCTTACAGCCAACCATACACTACTTCGCCTTACAATGCGACGCAGTATTATAGCACCGCTGCCACGTCCGCCGCACTTGCCGCGCTCCCATTGCCAAGCATGTTGGTACAGCCCTGCAGCACAGCGGCGAATATGATCGGATTTGGGTGGGGGGACCGATACCAAGACTTTGCGCTGCCGTACGGGACAACCATGTAATACGCCCATGGAACCAGACACTTGACGTTGATGGTCTCCCTGACTTCGCGTATTTTGGTTTAGATCCCGGAGTCCCTGTCGAAAAGCTCTACCTAGCTCGTTTGTACCCTTCGAGCCCGAGACACACCCACAAGAACGACCGGGAGCAATATCCCCGCTATACAGACAACAGACTAATTGGCATCAGTGACGGCGTTACCATTGACGATTCTGCGACCATGATACTCCACTTCGTTTGCATGACCATCAAAGAACATAATATCTTCTCTCTTTGCTATTGTGACTACTCTTTcgtgtttgtttgtttcttttttcgaGCCAGCGTTAGCGTTTCGTCTCTCCTTGATTCTTTCGGTTTTTTTCTCTGCATGAAGAAGCGGCGGGTCGGCTatctgttttgttttgtttatGAGAATATCCCATTGTTCAGATCCCGTTTTATATGTCATGAAAGACCTGGTTAGCCTCGCGGCTTGGGATATGATTTGGATGAGAAACGCTCGCTCTGTTTCCTTTCGTCGCCGCATCCGTCCAGGATAGCTTGATCGATGGTGTTATGGCTGGGCCTAGACCCCTCCTTCTCTGTCCTGGACATCCTCTTTCTGGTACAGGCTACCGGACTGGTCATCTGCTAGGTCAGATTGAAGAGGTATTGATTGCGGCGCTGCGGGTCGTGTTATCTTGACGCTCGCAGTTTTTTCTGGCAACACAGACCATGTTGGCGACGATAGAACACTGGAGGCTGGATTACTCGTGGGCTCGGGAAGGCTGTCCGTGACAGGCGCCCGGTGTAGCTGAGAACCGTCGGGTCTGTGACCTTGATGGGACTCGGTCCTCCGAGTGAACCAAATTCCCTTTGCCTGTTGGCGCGATGTGGACTGTGTTCGTCTATAGGGTCATCTCCTATCTTCCAGGCTGGGTTCTGAATACCTGGATAAGCTCGTTCCAAGCCCTCTCATTGAGTGAGAGGTGAGGGACGAGAATCGGATGCTGGTATAGTCTTGCACTTGCTGAGGCGGGTTCCTCGTTCTGTTCTTTTGTCCTTGACTCTCGTTATTGTCGTATGCATTGATCCTTGATCACTCATGTAACTAGTCTGGATAACATAATTTGAAACATTGCAGGACTAGAagtggttttattttttattttttttttttttggtagACATAATATCCTACGAATAAGCTATACgagtattaataatatgaTCATAACAGCAatcatcataatcatcatcatagtGATAATCATAAGAATACCAAATCTGGCCATGAACTTTTCTTGGCATAAGGGCCGAGAACCAATGACGTCAGTGTCTGGGGAGACTCGAACTCCGGTCTTTCGCTGCCTGGGATAACGGAGATTTCCTTGAACAGGCTGCATAGGTTTTGCGTTTCACTTGCATTTATTTGTATATCGACCGATCGAATTGCCATTTAATGATCTAATTAATCATTATTGTTGGTGACGACCCGCGTCACAACTGAGCTGGCATCAACCTCGATAGACAGCCTACCCGCCGGACTGACAGTACATCAATTTATACATACATTCCCGCGCCATCCTAAACTCCAGACCTCCACCAGTAATCGACCACAGAAGAAACCAAATGGCCGCCCTCCAAGAAGCCCTTGAATGTCTCGCCCCAACAACCTGGGACGAGGTGCCCACAGAcccctcctccctccgcACCTACATCAACGACCTCTCCACGAAAGCCCACCTCATCGTCAACTCCGTCCCAGAACCCCCTCCAGcaactactaccactaccacccATCAAGTCAAACCCTCCCCCGCCAGACTCAACACCACAGACCCAACCCTCCAATCCCTCCAACAACAATGGAGCAAACCCATCAAAGTCTCCAGCACAAGAGACAACCCCCTCGACCTTTTAATCCACAAACTCCCCGGCAACGACGGCAAAGGCCACTGGTTCGGTCGTCGCAGCGTCCACGAGGGCCTCCCCTTCTCCACATGGCAGGCGAAGCTCTCGAGTGAGATGACCGAGACGCTGAAGGCGAATCGCGAGCGCATGAAGCACGGCCAGACGCCTGACCAGTCGGTCCGCGGCATTGGGGCTGAGAAGCAGGTCGAGACGATTGAGGTGAAGGATGAGAGTGGGGAGAAGGTGTTGGCTCATGTAACTGTTTTTCATGTTTCGGCGCAGTTTCCGAAGCCCACGACGCCGAGGGATTTTGTTTCCTTGATTGTTAGTTGggaggttggggttgaggagggGGGACGGTTTTGGATGATGGTTTCGAAGCCTGTTGAGCATGCTGATGCGCCGCCTTGTCAGGGGTATATTCGGGGGCAGTACGAGTCTGTTGAGTTTATTAGGGAGATTCCGGTTAAGAGGGGAGGTGGCGGTGATGCGCAGGGTGTGGTTGAGGGGTCTAGTAATGGGGTGATTGAGGCGGCTTCGAAAGAGAAGCAGGGGAGTGGTGCTGAGGAGGAGACGAACCCTGTCGAGTGGATTATGGTGACAAGGAGTGACCCCGGAGGTAATATACCTCGGTGGATGGTTGAGAAGGGCACGCCTAAGAGTATCTGCTCGGATGCGGTCAAGTTTCTGGACTGGGCTTGTCGCGATCCCAACTCGGTTTCTGAGCCAGGTATGGACGACGGTCGCCACAAGAGACGGAGAAACAGTCTACATACGGCTGGCGTgcaggaagatgaagatagtgAGATCAGCGATTCCGAATTTTCGGATACCGAGGTGGAACATCATGGTCTCATTGCCAGCTTTGCCTATCTACTCAACGCTGGGTTGGAGCGATACGCCCCTCAGGCTGTGCTGGACTATATACCAGGTCACTCACACCATCCATCAGGAGATATGTCTGATGTTACTACggaggatggagagagaGCACCCAGGTCTAGTGGGGACCCCGTCCCGCAAAGGGATGCAACAGAAAGAGACAAGGATGATACGAGATCTCAACTTTCACAGGATAAAGCGTCCTCGATAAACTCCGGCCTCGCCACTCCCATCGAAGCTGGGCACCACGACATTCCTCCGGTGGACTTGAtgaagatcgagaagaaggacggCAAGCTAACCTCGCATGAGAAACAGCTGGCTAAACTAGCCCAGCGCAAGCGTGAAGTCGAGGCACAACTAGACCGAGTACGAGAAGACATCAGATCCCTCCATCTACCGTCCCGCGAAGAAGGGTTCAAGAGAGACAAAGCATCTGCAGCTGCTTTGGCAGCCGCCGACGCCAGCAATGATCAATTGAGCACCAGTGCAGGCAGCAGCAACCAGCGGAAAACACCCGAAAGCCGTTCGTCGAGCAGTAATAACCTAGCCCATCCTGCAAACAGCCGCGACCCGGCAAAGATGCACAAGGTCGCTTCTGGCTTATTCAGCGAGGAATCCAAGCTCCTCAAGCAGCTTGGGAAGATCGAGAAGCATCAGCTCAAGGAGGCGTCAAAGATTGAGTCTAAACAGCGAAAGCAAGCAGAACaggaagaaaagacgaaGTCTCGAACGGAGAATGATATTTTGCGCCATGAGAATGAGCATTTGAGGAAAGAGCTCGAGCGGCTTAGGAATGAGCGACGACAATGGCTCGAGCTGATCGCGTCGTTGCAAACAGAGAACACGAATTTGGCGGCGGCagctggaaagaaaagtgatGCTTGAAGCTTGACTTGTAATAATAGTTTCTGGTATACTGATGATCTAGCATGGCCATGTTTTAGCATATGTATACGAGTTGTTTATTCGGACACTATGGATGCATACTCAGTTATTTCACAAAGATCATGCAACCGACGTCCTTGAATCATTATAGTACATGGTAATCAACCAGCAATAAGTCAGCTCATAGCATACAACTCATAAACCCAGGTAATCCCGCCGAGCCGTCTAGATAAAATACTCCATAACTCCCAGCGATCAAGGGCAACAGTGAACGGACCGCATTTCACCGGCATCAAGCAGTACCCATGACTCAATGCCAACACCAGCGCTGATATCGAGATCAACCCACAAGCCATGAAGCAGAGTCCCCGTCTCAGCGAATGCAGTGTGGTCAATAATATACCTCGACACCACAACCAACAATTATAACAAGATCACAACAGACAGTCACCCATAAAACCCAAGCCATTCACTCCTGCGTCTATATACAGCAACAATCAgcactcactcactcacatATACACACAAGCCACCCTTATACAcccccaaaaaagaaaaagagaaagagaaaactcACCTCAGGCGGATTCCCAGCCCCCCTAACCATCTTCTCAATAAACATAGCCCGAACCTTCTCCTTCGGCTCCCCCATTCCAACAGCCATATACGACAACATCGGCGGATGTCCGATATACGAAGCGTAGCTGTCACGGATGATGTTCGATGTCCATTCGTACTTGGTCGTGTCTGCGTGACCCGTACCTACGTACCGAGCC
This Aspergillus flavus chromosome 1, complete sequence DNA region includes the following protein-coding sequences:
- a CDS encoding uncharacterized protein (of unknown function-domain containing protein): MAALQEALECLAPTTWDEVPTDPSSLRTYINDLSTKAHLIVNSVPEPPPATTTTTTHQVKPSPARLNTTDPTLQSLQQQWSKPIKVSSTRDNPLDLLIHKLPGNDGKGHWFGRRSVHEGLPFSTWQAKLSSEMTETLKANRERMKHGQTPDQSVRGIGAEKQVETIEVKDESGEKVLAHVTVFHVSAQFPKPTTPRDFVSLIVSWEVGVEEGGRFWMMVSKPVEHADAPPCQGYIRGQYESVEFIREIPVKRGGGGDAQGETNPVEWIMVTRSDPGGNIPRWMVEKGTPKSICSDAVKFLDWACRDPNSVSEPGMDDGRHKRRRNSLHTAGVQEDEDSEISDSEFSDTEVEHHGLIASFAYLLNAGLERYAPQAVLDYIPGHSHHPSGDMSDVTTEDGERAPRSSGDPVPQRDATERDKDDTRSQLSQDKASSINSGLATPIEAGHHDIPPVDLMKIEKKDGKLTSHEKQLAKLAQRKREVEAQLDRVREDIRSLHLPSREEGFKRDKASAAALAAADASNDQLSTSAGSSNQRKTPESRSSSSNNLAHPANSRDPAKMHKVASGLFSEESKLLKQLGKIEKHQLKEASKIESKQRKQAEQEEKTKSRTENDILRHENEHLRKELERLRNERRQWLELIASLQTENTNLAAAAGKKSDA
- a CDS encoding putative splicing factor 3B subunit 10 (hypothetical protein AOR_1_600184), with amino-acid sequence MADKLRTLQNLEAMQARYVGTGHADTTKYEWTSNIIRDSYASYIGHPPMLSYMAVGMGEPKEKVRAMFIEKMVRGAGNPPETQE